Proteins co-encoded in one Ziziphus jujuba cultivar Dongzao chromosome 9, ASM3175591v1 genomic window:
- the LOC107427609 gene encoding prohibitin-3, mitochondrial, translating to MANQAAVSFLTNIARGAIGLGVGASVVNSSLYTVDGGQRAVLFDRFRGVIDETVGEGTHFLIPWLQKPFIFDIRTRPHTFSSISGTKDLQMVNLTLRVLSRPEVSRLPDIFKTLGLEYDEKVLPSIGNEVLKAVVAQFNADQLLTERPHVSALVRESLIKRAKDFNIVLDDVAITHLSYGAEFSRAVEQKQVAQQEAERSKFVVAKAEQERRAAIIRAQGESESAKLISDATAAAGMGLIELRRIEAAREVAATLAKSPNVAYLPGGNNLLLGLNTSR from the coding sequence ATGGCGAACCAAGCGGCTGTGTCATTCCTCACAAACATCGCACGGGGCGCAATCGGTCTCGGTGTCGGCGCCAGTGTGGTCAACTCGTCTCTGTACACTGTCGACGGCGGCCAACGCGCCGTCCTTTTCGACCGGTTCCGGGGAGTGATCGACGAAACAGTGGGAGAAGGGACCCACTTTCTAATACCATGGCTTCAGAAGCCCTTCATCTTCGACATCCGAACCAGGCCACATACCTTCTCATCCATCTCTGGAACCAAGGACCTCCAGATGGTTAACCTCACCCTGAGGGTACTCTCTCGTCCGGAGGTCTCTCGCCTCCCCGATATCTTCAAAACCCTTGGTCTCGAATACGACGAGAAGGTACTTCCTTCAATCGGCAACGAGGTGTTGAAGGCGGTGGTCGCTCAGTTCAACGCCGACCAGCTCCTCACAGAGCGTCCACATGTGTCGGCGTTGGTCCGTGAGAGTTTGATCAAGCGAGCGAAGGATTTCAACATTGTGCTCGACGATGTGGCCATTACCCATTTGTCGTACGGAGCTGAGTTCTCTAGGGCTGTGGAGCAAAAGCAGGTGGCTCAGCAAGAGGCCGAGAGGTCGAAGTTCGTGGTGGCGAAGGCTGAGCAGGAAAGGAGGGCTGCGATTATCAGGGCACAGGGTGAGAGTGAATCTGCGAAGCTGATTTCGGATGCCACAGCTGCCGCTGGAATGGGTTTGATCGAGCTCAGGAGGATCGAGGCGGCCAGGGAAGTGGCTGCAACTCTGGCCAAGAGTCCAAATGTGGCATACCTTCCTGGAGGGAACAACCTGCTCTTGGGTCTTAACACCTCACGTTGA